Proteins from one Streptomyces genisteinicus genomic window:
- the rocD gene encoding ornithine--oxo-acid transaminase encodes MTGSASAFAAAEAHTAHTYHPLPVVVASAEGAWMTDVEGRRYLDLLAGYSALNFGHGNRRLIAAAKAQLDRVTLTSRAFHHDRFADFCAQLAELCEMEAVLPMNTGAEAVETAVKTVRKWGHKVKGVPQGQAKIVVAANNFHGRTTTLISFSTDHDARADFGPYTPGFEIVPYGDLTAMENALSANTVAVLLEPVQGEAGVIVPPPGYLRGVRDLTRERGVLFVADEIQSGLGRTGATFACRQEGVVPDMYVLGKALGGGVVPVSAVVSSAEVLGVFRPGEHGSTFGGNPLACAVALEVIAMLRTGEFQQRAAELGAHLHRELGALVGGGAVDAVRGRGLWAGIDIAPSRGTGREVSEQLMERGVLAKDTQGATLRIAPPLIISEEDLDWGLDRLREVLTGGAAGA; translated from the coding sequence GTGACCGGCTCGGCGTCCGCCTTCGCCGCCGCCGAGGCGCACACCGCGCACACCTACCACCCGCTGCCGGTCGTCGTCGCCTCGGCGGAGGGCGCCTGGATGACCGACGTGGAGGGGCGCCGCTACCTCGATCTGCTGGCCGGCTACTCCGCGCTGAACTTCGGGCACGGCAACCGGCGTCTGATCGCCGCTGCCAAGGCCCAGCTCGACCGGGTGACGCTCACCTCGCGGGCCTTCCACCACGACCGCTTCGCCGACTTCTGCGCGCAGCTCGCCGAGTTGTGCGAGATGGAGGCGGTGCTGCCGATGAACACCGGCGCCGAGGCCGTGGAGACGGCGGTGAAGACCGTCCGCAAGTGGGGCCACAAGGTCAAGGGGGTGCCGCAGGGGCAGGCCAAGATCGTCGTCGCCGCGAACAACTTCCACGGCCGCACCACCACGCTGATCAGCTTCTCCACCGACCACGACGCCCGCGCGGACTTCGGCCCCTACACTCCCGGCTTCGAGATCGTGCCCTACGGCGACCTGACCGCCATGGAGAACGCCCTCTCGGCGAACACGGTGGCCGTGCTGCTGGAGCCGGTCCAGGGCGAGGCCGGGGTGATCGTGCCGCCGCCCGGCTATCTGCGCGGGGTGCGCGACCTGACCCGGGAGCGCGGGGTGCTCTTCGTCGCCGACGAGATCCAGTCGGGCCTCGGCCGCACGGGAGCCACGTTCGCGTGCCGGCAGGAGGGCGTCGTCCCGGACATGTACGTCCTCGGCAAGGCGCTGGGCGGCGGCGTGGTGCCGGTGTCGGCCGTGGTCTCGTCGGCCGAGGTGCTGGGGGTCTTCCGGCCGGGCGAGCACGGCTCGACGTTCGGCGGGAACCCGCTGGCGTGCGCGGTGGCGCTGGAGGTGATCGCGATGCTGCGGACGGGCGAGTTCCAGCAGCGCGCCGCCGAGCTGGGCGCCCATCTCCACCGCGAGCTGGGCGCGCTGGTGGGCGGCGGCGCGGTGGACGCGGTGCGGGGCAGGGGCCTGTGGGCCGGGATCGACATCGCCCCGTCCCGGGGGACCGGGCGCGAGGTCTCGGAGCAGCTCATGGAACGGGGCGTGCTGGCGAAGGACACCCAGGGCGCGACGCTGCGGATCGCGCCGCCGCTGATCATCTCCGAGGAGGACCTGGACTGGGGTCTCGACCGCCTGCGGGAGGTCCTGACGGGCGGCGCGGCGGGGGCTTGA
- the glyA gene encoding serine hydroxymethyltransferase → MALPLPHPALTAADPELAALVGAEELLQAETLRLIPSENYVSAAVLEASGTVLQNKYSEGYPGRRYYEGQQNIDPVESLAVARAKALFGSDHANVQPYSGSPANLAVYLAFAEPGDTVMGMALPMGGHLTHGWGVSATGSWFRGVQYGVRRDTGLIDFDEVRDLALKERPRIIFCGGTALPRTIDFAAFAEIARETGAVLVADIAHIAGLVAGGAHPSPVPHVDVVSTTTHKTLRGPRGAMLMAREEHAKAVDKAVFPGLQGGPHNQTTAAIAVALKEAAAPSFRDYAHAVVANARALADALLERGHDLVSGGTDNHLILIDLTARDVPGKVAAKALDRAGIVVNYNTVPYDPRKPFDPSGIRIGTPSLTSRGLTTEHMPAVAEWIDRAVAAAAGGDEDTLAAVRAEVAGLMAAHPAPGLPV, encoded by the coding sequence ATGGCCCTTCCGCTCCCGCACCCCGCCCTCACCGCCGCCGACCCCGAACTCGCCGCGCTCGTCGGCGCCGAAGAACTGCTCCAGGCCGAGACCCTGCGCCTGATCCCCAGCGAGAACTACGTCTCCGCCGCCGTGCTGGAGGCATCCGGCACCGTCCTCCAGAACAAGTACAGCGAGGGCTACCCGGGCCGCCGCTACTACGAGGGCCAGCAGAACATCGACCCGGTCGAATCCCTGGCCGTGGCCCGCGCCAAGGCCCTGTTCGGCTCCGACCACGCCAACGTCCAGCCCTACTCCGGCTCCCCGGCCAACCTCGCGGTCTACCTGGCCTTCGCCGAGCCCGGCGACACCGTGATGGGCATGGCGCTGCCGATGGGCGGCCACCTGACCCACGGATGGGGCGTCTCCGCGACCGGCTCCTGGTTCCGCGGCGTGCAGTACGGCGTACGCCGCGACACCGGCCTGATCGACTTCGACGAGGTACGCGACCTGGCCCTCAAGGAGCGGCCCAGGATCATCTTCTGCGGCGGCACCGCCCTGCCCCGCACCATCGACTTCGCCGCCTTCGCGGAGATCGCCCGGGAGACGGGCGCGGTGCTGGTCGCCGACATCGCGCACATCGCCGGCCTCGTCGCCGGCGGCGCCCACCCGTCCCCGGTGCCGCACGTGGACGTCGTGTCCACCACCACCCACAAGACACTGCGCGGCCCGCGCGGCGCGATGCTGATGGCCCGCGAGGAGCACGCGAAGGCCGTCGACAAGGCCGTCTTCCCCGGCCTCCAGGGCGGTCCGCACAACCAGACCACGGCCGCGATCGCCGTCGCCCTCAAGGAGGCCGCGGCGCCGTCCTTCCGCGACTACGCCCACGCGGTCGTCGCCAACGCGCGGGCGCTCGCCGACGCGCTGCTGGAGCGCGGCCACGACCTGGTCTCCGGCGGCACCGACAACCACCTGATCCTGATCGACCTGACCGCCAGGGACGTGCCCGGCAAGGTCGCGGCCAAGGCCCTCGACCGGGCCGGGATCGTCGTCAACTACAACACCGTCCCCTACGACCCGCGGAAGCCGTTCGACCCGTCGGGCATCCGCATCGGCACCCCCTCGCTCACCTCGCGGGGTCTGACCACGGAGCACATGCCCGCCGTCGCGGAGTGGATCGACCGGGCGGTCGCCGCGGCCGCCGGGGGCGACGAGGACACCCTCGCCGCCGTCCGCGCGGAGGTCGCGGGCCTGATGGCCGCCCACCCCGCCCCCGGCCTGCCCGTCTGA
- the trpS gene encoding tryptophan--tRNA ligase: MQQRPRVLSGIQPTAGSFHLGNYLGAVRQWVALQESHDAFYMVVDLHAITVPQDPAELRANTRLAVAQLLAAGLDPDRCTLFVQSHVPEHAQLAWVMNCLTGFGEASRMTQFKDKSAKQGADRASVGLFTYPILQVADILLYQANEVPVGEDQRQHIELTRDLAERFNGRFGDTFTVPRPHILKEVAKIYDLQDPSVKMSKSASTPKGLINLLDEPKATAKKVKSAVTDTDTVIRFDQAAKPGVSNLLTIYSTLTGTAIADLEQKYEGKGYGALKTELADAMVDFVTPFRTRTQEYLDDTETLDSLLAKGAEKARTVAAETLASTYDKVGFIPAKH; this comes from the coding sequence ATGCAGCAGCGTCCTCGTGTGCTCTCCGGGATCCAGCCCACCGCGGGCTCGTTCCACCTCGGCAACTACCTCGGTGCCGTCCGCCAGTGGGTGGCGCTCCAGGAGTCGCACGACGCCTTCTACATGGTCGTCGACCTGCACGCGATCACGGTCCCGCAGGACCCCGCGGAGCTGCGCGCCAACACCCGCCTCGCGGTGGCCCAGCTGCTCGCCGCGGGCCTGGACCCGGACCGCTGCACCCTGTTCGTGCAGAGCCACGTGCCCGAGCACGCGCAGCTCGCCTGGGTGATGAACTGCCTCACCGGCTTCGGCGAGGCGTCCCGGATGACGCAGTTCAAGGACAAGTCCGCCAAGCAGGGCGCGGACCGTGCCTCGGTCGGCCTCTTCACGTACCCGATCCTCCAGGTCGCCGACATCCTGCTGTACCAGGCGAACGAGGTCCCGGTCGGCGAGGACCAGCGCCAGCACATCGAGCTGACCCGCGACCTCGCCGAGCGGTTCAACGGGCGCTTCGGCGACACCTTCACCGTGCCGCGCCCGCACATCCTGAAGGAGGTCGCCAAGATCTACGACCTCCAGGACCCGTCGGTCAAGATGAGCAAGTCGGCCTCCACGCCGAAGGGCCTCATCAACCTCCTCGACGAGCCGAAGGCCACGGCGAAGAAGGTCAAGAGCGCGGTCACCGACACCGACACCGTGATCCGCTTCGACCAGGCCGCCAAGCCCGGCGTCAGCAACCTGCTCACCATCTACTCCACCCTCACGGGTACGGCGATCGCCGATCTGGAGCAGAAGTACGAGGGCAAGGGCTACGGTGCGCTCAAGACGGAGCTCGCGGACGCGATGGTCGACTTCGTCACACCCTTCCGCACGCGTACGCAGGAATACCTCGACGACACCGAGACGCTGGACTCCCTCCTCGCCAAGGGCGCGGAGAAGGCCCGCACGGTGGCCGCCGAGACGCTGGCCAGCACATACGACAAGGTGGGATTCATCCCCGCGAAGCACTGA
- a CDS encoding 2'-5' RNA ligase family protein → MGTVTLGVSIAVPEPHGSLLQERRAGFGDLAAYGIPTHVTLLPPTEVDSAVLPAVRSHLAAVATAGRPFRMRLSGTGTFRPLSPVVFVQVVEGGSACSWLQERVRDASGPLARELMFPYHPHVTVAHGISEEAMDRAYAELSEYAAAWTCDSFALYEQGADAVWRKLNTYAFGGGIAGVPAQGSPVDEHAGTL, encoded by the coding sequence GTGGGGACCGTAACGCTCGGCGTTTCGATCGCGGTCCCGGAGCCACACGGCAGCCTGCTCCAGGAGCGCCGCGCGGGCTTCGGGGACCTGGCCGCGTACGGCATTCCGACCCACGTCACCCTGCTGCCGCCCACCGAGGTCGACTCCGCTGTGCTCCCCGCGGTCCGCTCCCACCTCGCCGCCGTCGCCACCGCGGGCCGGCCGTTCCGGATGCGGCTGTCGGGCACGGGGACGTTCCGTCCGCTGTCGCCCGTGGTCTTCGTCCAGGTCGTGGAGGGCGGCTCGGCCTGCTCCTGGCTCCAGGAACGCGTCCGCGACGCCTCGGGACCGCTGGCGCGCGAGCTGATGTTCCCCTACCACCCGCACGTCACCGTCGCCCACGGCATCTCCGAGGAGGCCATGGACCGGGCGTACGCGGAGCTGTCCGAGTACGCGGCCGCGTGGACGTGCGACTCGTTCGCGCTCTACGAGCAGGGCGCCGACGCGGTGTGGCGGAAGCTGAACACCTACGCCTTCGGCGGCGGCATCGCGGGCGTACCCGCCCAGGGCTCCCCGGTCGACGAGCACGCCGGCACCCTCTGA
- a CDS encoding YihY/virulence factor BrkB family protein, with translation MDWLIKLPVVGPLVERLMRTHAWRSYETLERAHWTRLAAAITFLSFLALFPLITFAAAIIAAALDQSAVDELNDKIAEQIPGISDQLDINALVANAGTVGLVSGVLLLLTGASWVGAMRDCLRAVWGTDDEDEGNPVLRKAKDVGVLVGLGCTGLLTFAVSALGSSAIGWTMERLGLEEGGVGGVLLRIGAVALAVLANFLILLYLLTLLPGAHPPRRRLMVAALIGAVGFELLKLLLSGYLSGVASRSMYGAFGVPIALLLWINFTAKLLLYCAAWTATPSGDDEPAAEEATEGPGGSDARDGSVTDGGSGASGRAAASGA, from the coding sequence ATGGACTGGCTGATCAAGCTCCCCGTCGTCGGCCCCCTCGTCGAACGGCTGATGCGCACCCACGCGTGGCGCAGCTACGAGACGCTGGAACGGGCGCACTGGACGCGGCTCGCGGCCGCCATCACGTTCCTCAGTTTCCTCGCGCTCTTCCCGCTCATCACCTTCGCCGCCGCGATCATCGCGGCGGCCCTCGACCAGAGCGCGGTGGACGAACTCAACGACAAGATCGCCGAGCAGATCCCCGGCATCTCGGACCAGCTCGACATCAACGCCCTGGTCGCCAACGCGGGCACCGTCGGCCTCGTCTCCGGTGTGCTGCTGCTGCTCACCGGCGCCAGCTGGGTGGGCGCGATGCGGGACTGCCTGCGGGCGGTCTGGGGGACCGACGACGAGGACGAGGGCAACCCCGTCCTGCGCAAGGCCAAGGACGTCGGGGTGCTCGTCGGCCTCGGCTGCACCGGACTGCTGACCTTCGCGGTCTCCGCCCTCGGATCGTCCGCGATCGGCTGGACGATGGAGCGGCTGGGCCTGGAGGAGGGCGGCGTCGGCGGCGTCCTGCTGCGGATCGGCGCCGTCGCCCTCGCCGTGCTGGCGAACTTCCTCATCCTGCTCTACCTGCTGACGCTGCTGCCGGGCGCCCACCCGCCCCGGCGCCGCCTGATGGTGGCGGCGCTGATCGGGGCGGTCGGCTTCGAACTGCTGAAGCTGCTGCTCAGCGGCTATCTCAGCGGGGTCGCCTCACGCAGCATGTACGGGGCCTTCGGCGTGCCGATCGCCCTGCTGCTGTGGATCAACTTCACGGCCAAGCTGCTGCTCTACTGCGCCGCCTGGACGGCGACGCCGAGCGGTGACGACGAGCCCGCGGCCGAGGAGGCGACCGAGGGACCCGGCGGGAGTGACGCGCGGGACGGGTCCGTCACGGACGGGGGGAGCGGCGCATCCGGTCGGGCAGCGGCCAGCGGCGCCTGA
- a CDS encoding D-alanyl-D-alanine carboxypeptidase family protein — protein sequence MLPAMTAAPAFAAVHDDKPGKQPQPPAAMSGVGGPQLAKPGTQVSLGAGAPVLPKDVSGRSWIVADAESGEVLAAHNAHWKLPPASTLKMLFADTLLPRLPKDAVHKVTDAELAGVGEGSSLVGVKEDHTYSVHDLWLGVFLRSGNDAVHVLSAMNGGVEKSVADMQAHAEELQALDTTVVSPDGYDEPNQVSSAYDLTLIARSGLQKKDFREYASTVTAQFPGEQKKGKPRETFAIQNTNRLLTGSGGVDPYQGIAGIKNGNTTHAGATFTGVAERNGRVLLVTVMNPSSEEGQAVYKEAARLLDWGFAAAGKVTPVGELVAPKSAELPSSGGSQPVKEGKGSPAEPVAAAQTGSGGMGIALAVMGGVLVLLAVGGFLVRRRWPLPDRMRRSPRP from the coding sequence ATGCTGCCCGCGATGACCGCCGCACCCGCGTTCGCGGCCGTGCACGACGACAAGCCCGGCAAACAGCCCCAGCCGCCGGCCGCCATGTCGGGCGTCGGCGGTCCCCAACTCGCCAAGCCCGGCACCCAGGTGAGCCTCGGCGCGGGTGCGCCGGTGCTCCCGAAGGACGTCAGCGGCCGGTCGTGGATCGTCGCGGACGCCGAGAGCGGCGAGGTGCTCGCGGCGCACAACGCCCACTGGAAGCTGCCGCCCGCGTCGACGCTGAAGATGCTCTTCGCCGACACGCTGCTGCCCAGGCTGCCCAAGGACGCCGTGCACAAGGTGACCGACGCGGAGCTCGCGGGCGTCGGGGAGGGCAGCAGCCTGGTGGGGGTCAAGGAGGACCACACCTACAGCGTCCACGACCTGTGGCTGGGCGTCTTCCTGCGCTCCGGCAACGACGCCGTCCATGTGCTGTCGGCCATGAACGGCGGGGTCGAGAAGTCGGTCGCCGACATGCAGGCGCACGCCGAGGAGCTCCAGGCCCTCGACACCACCGTCGTCTCGCCCGACGGCTACGACGAGCCGAACCAGGTCTCCTCCGCGTACGACCTCACGCTGATCGCCCGCAGCGGGCTCCAGAAGAAGGACTTCCGGGAGTACGCGTCCACGGTGACCGCGCAGTTCCCCGGGGAGCAGAAGAAGGGCAAGCCGCGCGAGACGTTCGCGATCCAGAACACCAACCGGCTGCTGACCGGCTCCGGCGGGGTCGACCCGTACCAGGGCATCGCCGGGATCAAGAACGGCAACACCACCCACGCGGGCGCCACCTTCACCGGAGTCGCCGAGCGGAACGGGCGGGTCCTGCTGGTGACGGTGATGAACCCGTCGTCCGAGGAGGGCCAGGCCGTCTACAAGGAGGCGGCCCGGCTGCTCGACTGGGGGTTCGCCGCCGCGGGCAAGGTCACCCCGGTCGGCGAACTGGTGGCGCCGAAGTCGGCCGAGCTGCCGTCGTCGGGCGGCTCGCAGCCGGTGAAGGAGGGCAAGGGCTCGCCCGCCGAACCGGTCGCGGCCGCGCAGACCGGTTCGGGTGGCATGGGCATCGCGCTCGCCGTGATGGGCGGGGTGCTGGTGCTGCTGGCCGTGGGCGGCTTCCTCGTCAGGCGCCGCTGGCCGCTGCCCGACCGGATGCGCCGCTCCCCCCGTCCGTGA
- a CDS encoding SCO4848 family membrane protein, with the protein MKLSRPVSWFLLAFGVWSWFIWVTFVKNLWQDGSGLAFDDAGDPTGYFWVHLLLAVTSFVLGTVVGVIGLRGVRALRHERTLEG; encoded by the coding sequence ATGAAGCTCAGCCGCCCCGTGTCCTGGTTCCTGCTCGCGTTCGGGGTGTGGAGCTGGTTCATCTGGGTCACTTTCGTCAAAAACCTATGGCAGGACGGCAGCGGGCTCGCCTTCGACGACGCGGGCGACCCGACCGGGTACTTCTGGGTCCATCTGCTGCTCGCCGTCACGTCCTTTGTCCTGGGGACGGTCGTCGGGGTCATCGGGTTGCGCGGTGTGCGCGCCCTGCGCCACGAGCGCACGCTTGAGGGGTAG
- a CDS encoding metallophosphoesterase, with the protein MVAVAALMIILVLAVLAGVHWYVWRRLVRDTTAPGGRARRIGTVAVWVLPALSLGALLSARTGAPFWVEQVLAWPGYLWLALLLYVVLALVVGEAVRPLLTRALARRAGEAGAGALSAPADGTPSPAGARDGAAPAPGEGTAKGTVATATAAAAPAGVHGTGASATATVPGTAPEAGEEPAPATTPAPAPASESAAPESAPARGADASEGATPAAAPATTPAPAAVSRRLFVSRIVGGAAAAAAAGTVGYGTYGVLRGPRVKRVTVPLAKLPRAAHGYRIAVVSDVHLGPILGRAHTQRIVDAVNSAQPDLVAVVGDLVDGSVADLGHAAEPLARLKARDGSFFVTGNHEYFSGVDEWVAHVRELGMRPLRNERVEIAGGFDLAGVDDVAGEDYGQGPDFVRALGDRDRSRAAVLLAHQPVVIHDAVDHGVDLQLSGHTHGGQLWPGNMLAGFANPTVAGLERYGDTQLYVSRGAGAWGPPVRVGAESDITVVQLASRQA; encoded by the coding sequence ATGGTGGCTGTCGCCGCACTCATGATCATTCTGGTCCTGGCCGTGCTCGCCGGGGTGCACTGGTACGTGTGGCGGCGGCTGGTCCGCGACACGACGGCACCGGGCGGACGTGCCCGGCGGATCGGCACGGTGGCCGTCTGGGTGCTGCCGGCCCTGTCCCTCGGCGCGCTGCTGTCGGCGCGTACGGGCGCGCCGTTCTGGGTCGAGCAGGTCCTGGCCTGGCCCGGGTACCTGTGGCTCGCGCTCCTGCTGTACGTGGTCCTCGCCCTGGTCGTCGGGGAGGCGGTCCGCCCCCTGCTGACCCGCGCCCTCGCGCGCCGCGCGGGGGAGGCCGGCGCCGGAGCGCTGTCCGCGCCGGCCGACGGGACGCCGTCCCCGGCAGGCGCCCGGGACGGGGCCGCGCCGGCGCCCGGCGAGGGGACCGCCAAGGGAACTGTCGCCACCGCGACCGCCGCCGCGGCGCCCGCCGGCGTGCACGGAACCGGCGCCTCGGCCACCGCCACCGTGCCCGGCACCGCGCCCGAGGCCGGTGAGGAGCCCGCGCCCGCCACCACGCCCGCTCCCGCCCCGGCCTCCGAGAGCGCCGCGCCCGAGAGCGCCCCCGCCCGCGGGGCCGACGCATCCGAGGGCGCCACGCCCGCCGCCGCCCCCGCCACCACGCCCGCGCCCGCCGCGGTGTCGCGGCGGTTGTTCGTGTCGCGGATCGTGGGCGGCGCGGCGGCCGCCGCCGCCGCGGGGACGGTGGGGTACGGCACGTACGGTGTGCTCCGCGGTCCCCGCGTGAAGCGCGTCACCGTGCCGCTGGCCAAGCTGCCCCGGGCGGCTCACGGTTACCGCATCGCGGTCGTCAGCGACGTCCACCTCGGACCGATCCTGGGCCGGGCCCACACCCAGCGCATCGTCGACGCGGTCAACTCCGCGCAGCCCGATCTGGTCGCGGTCGTCGGCGACCTGGTGGACGGCAGCGTCGCGGACCTGGGGCACGCCGCGGAGCCGCTGGCGCGGCTGAAGGCCCGGGACGGTTCGTTCTTCGTCACCGGCAACCACGAGTACTTCTCCGGTGTCGACGAGTGGGTCGCCCATGTGCGCGAGCTGGGCATGCGCCCGCTGCGCAACGAGCGGGTCGAGATCGCGGGCGGGTTCGACCTGGCCGGCGTGGACGACGTCGCGGGCGAGGACTACGGGCAGGGCCCGGACTTCGTCCGTGCGCTCGGGGACCGCGACCGGTCCCGCGCGGCGGTGCTGCTGGCCCACCAGCCGGTGGTGATCCACGACGCGGTGGACCACGGGGTGGACCTCCAGCTCTCCGGGCACACCCACGGCGGGCAGCTGTGGCCGGGCAACATGCTCGCGGGGTTCGCCAATCCGACCGTCGCCGGGCTGGAGCGCTACGGCGACACCCAGCTGTACGTCTCCCGGGGCGCGGGCGCCTGGGGCCCGCCCGTGCGGGTGGGCGCGGAGTCGGACATCACCGTGGTGCAGCTGGCCTCGCGTCAGGCCTGA
- a CDS encoding TetR/AcrR family transcriptional regulator produces MILETALRLFQERGYDKTTMRAIAKEAGVSVGNAYYYFGSKEHLVQGFYDRIAAEHRAAVRPVLDRETDFEARMAGVLTAWLDIAAPYHEFAAQFFKNAADPESPLSPFSPESEHAREAAIDVHREVLAGSKAKVAEELREILPELMWLSQMGLVLYWVFDRSQDSERSRRLAVRGARLTSRGVALARFRVLRPLVREVHELFTDFLPGMAQTVTARKTAGGGPAAPADGGNGPGPAAPADGGNDPVQA; encoded by the coding sequence CTGATCCTGGAAACCGCGCTGCGGCTCTTCCAGGAGCGGGGCTACGACAAGACGACGATGCGGGCCATCGCCAAGGAGGCCGGGGTCTCCGTCGGGAACGCGTACTACTACTTCGGCTCCAAGGAGCACCTCGTCCAGGGCTTCTACGACCGGATCGCCGCGGAGCACCGCGCGGCGGTCCGGCCCGTGCTGGACCGGGAGACCGACTTCGAGGCGCGGATGGCGGGCGTGCTCACCGCCTGGCTGGACATCGCCGCCCCGTACCACGAGTTCGCCGCGCAGTTCTTCAAGAACGCCGCCGACCCCGAGTCACCGCTCAGCCCCTTCTCCCCGGAGTCCGAGCACGCCCGGGAGGCCGCCATCGACGTCCACCGGGAGGTGCTCGCCGGGTCGAAGGCCAAGGTCGCCGAGGAACTGCGGGAGATCCTGCCGGAGCTGATGTGGCTCTCCCAGATGGGACTCGTCCTGTACTGGGTGTTCGACCGCTCCCAGGACAGCGAGCGCAGCCGCCGGCTCGCCGTCCGCGGCGCCCGGCTCACCTCCCGGGGCGTCGCACTCGCCCGCTTCCGGGTGCTGCGGCCGCTGGTGCGCGAGGTGCACGAGCTGTTCACCGACTTCCTGCCGGGCATGGCGCAGACCGTGACCGCCCGGAAGACCGCGGGCGGCGGCCCCGCCGCCCCGGCGGACGGCGGGAACGGACCGGGACCCGCCGCCCCCGCGGACGGCGGGAACGACCCTGTTCAGGCCTGA
- a CDS encoding thiol-disulfide oxidoreductase DCC family protein, translating into MTTAVRGLTVLYDAECPLCVHLRAWLLRRPRLVPLETVPAGSAEARRRYPELDHGRTLREITVIGDGGQVYTGQAAWIVCLWALAEYRPKAHWLATPAGAPFVRATMLAAAKYRERLGPAGTTPCDVQCAAPR; encoded by the coding sequence GTGACCACCGCCGTCCGCGGGCTGACGGTCCTCTACGACGCCGAATGCCCGCTCTGCGTCCACCTGCGCGCCTGGCTGCTGCGCCGGCCTCGGCTCGTGCCGCTGGAGACCGTCCCCGCGGGCTCCGCCGAGGCCCGCCGCCGCTACCCCGAGCTCGACCACGGGCGCACCCTGCGGGAGATCACCGTGATCGGCGACGGAGGGCAGGTGTACACCGGGCAGGCCGCCTGGATCGTGTGCCTGTGGGCCCTCGCCGAGTACCGGCCGAAGGCGCACTGGCTGGCCACCCCGGCCGGTGCGCCCTTCGTCCGGGCCACCATGCTCGCGGCGGCCAAGTACCGCGAACGCCTCGGCCCCGCGGGCACCACGCCCTGCGACGTGCAGTGCGCGGCACCCCGTTAG
- a CDS encoding alpha/beta fold hydrolase, producing the protein MTLSYDEAGDGPAVLLLHAGVCDRRMWDVPFASLAAAGHRVVRADLRGFGGTPVAEEPYSNSGDVLALMDRLGIERAALVGASFGGRVALFAALRAPQRVSALALLNAAPLPDTDDESPELAAFDRRETAFFEAGDLRGATALNVETWLGPEAGDEARDAVHAMQLHAFEVQSAAERAVETKGAPYVLSADEPEGPYDLAGIGCPLLAVSGAHDLSDFGAAAARLAAAVPGARRLELPWAGHLPSLERPEETTALLAGFLDGALHGASAPDGALSGTAPDGALRGAAAPEGV; encoded by the coding sequence ATGACCCTCTCCTACGACGAGGCCGGCGACGGCCCCGCTGTCCTGCTGCTCCACGCCGGCGTGTGCGACCGGCGCATGTGGGACGTCCCGTTCGCCTCGCTCGCCGCCGCCGGCCACCGCGTGGTCCGCGCCGACCTCCGGGGCTTCGGCGGCACCCCGGTCGCCGAGGAGCCCTACAGCAACTCCGGTGACGTGCTCGCCCTGATGGACCGCCTGGGGATCGAGCGCGCGGCGCTCGTCGGCGCGTCGTTCGGCGGCCGGGTGGCCCTCTTCGCCGCGCTGCGCGCCCCGCAGCGGGTGTCCGCGCTGGCGCTGCTGAACGCGGCGCCTCTGCCGGACACCGACGACGAGAGCCCGGAACTGGCCGCGTTCGACCGCCGGGAGACCGCGTTCTTCGAGGCCGGCGACCTGCGGGGGGCGACGGCGCTCAACGTGGAGACCTGGCTGGGGCCCGAGGCCGGCGACGAGGCGCGCGACGCCGTCCACGCCATGCAGCTGCACGCCTTCGAGGTGCAGTCCGCCGCGGAACGGGCCGTCGAGACCAAGGGGGCGCCCTACGTGCTCTCCGCCGACGAGCCGGAGGGCCCCTACGACCTCGCGGGCATCGGCTGCCCGCTGCTGGCCGTCTCCGGGGCGCACGACCTGAGCGACTTCGGGGCCGCCGCCGCCCGTCTGGCGGCCGCCGTCCCCGGTGCGCGCCGTCTCGAACTGCCGTGGGCCGGGCACCTCCCGAGCCTGGAGCGCCCGGAGGAGACCACCGCCCTGCTGGCCGGCTTCCTCGACGGAGCCCTGCACGGCGCCTCCGCGCCGGACGGGGCGCTGAGCGGCACTGCGCCTGACGGAGCCCTGCGCGGCGCCGCCGCGCCGGAGGGCGTGTGA